A single window of Falco rusticolus isolate bFalRus1 chromosome 6, bFalRus1.pri, whole genome shotgun sequence DNA harbors:
- the GEMIN6 gene encoding gem-associated protein 6 isoform X2 — MNDWQKKTPLDWETYLNKMVKVAAIEKHEYEGWVLTVDPISASIVLATFLENEKVSISVVLGHAVQEVKILKEGDDEMKQRLAGIFAPEESKAYSPAELEKRKNDLKTWLEANHIPVTEQQEGEL; from the exons ATGAATGACTGGCAGAAGAAAACCCCTCTAGACTGGGAAACGTATCTGAACAAAATGGTGAAAGTTGCTGCAATTGAGAAACATGAATATGAAGGATGGGTCTTAACAGTTGATCCCATTTCTGCCAG TATTGTCCTTGCAACATTCCTGGAGAATGAGAAGGTGTCCATATCTGTTGTCTTGGGCCATGCTGTCCAGGAGGTCAAGATACTGAAAGAAGGGGACGATGAAATGAAGCAACGGCTTGCTGGCATATTTGCacctgaagaaagcaaagcctACAGCCCAGCGGAACttgaaaagaggaagaatgaCTTGAAGACTTGGCTGGAAGCAAACCACATCCCTGTAACAGAGCAACAAG aaggaGAATTGTGA
- the SRSF7 gene encoding serine/arginine-rich splicing factor 7 isoform X2: MSRYGRYGGETKVYVGNLGTGAGKGELERAFSYYGPLRTVWIARNPPGFAFVEFEDPRDAEDAVRGLDGKVICGSRVRVEVSTGMPRRSRYDRPPARRPFDPNDRCYECGEKGHYAYDCHRYSRRRRSRSRSRSRSRSRGRRYSRSRSRSRGRRSRSASYRRSRSISPRRSRSVSPRRSRSGSLKRSRSRSRSRSRSRSVTWPRSRSRSHGRSKSGSPAKSRSKSRSPSPKRRYVDLPNSNIDFVELAF; this comes from the exons ATGTCGCGCTACGGGCGATACGGAGGCG AGACCAAGGTGTACGTGGGCAACCTGGGCACGGGGGCGGGCAAGGGCGAGCTGGAGAGAGCCTTCAGCTACTACGGGCCCCTGAGAACCGTGTGGATCGCGAGGAACCCGCCGGGCTTCGCCTTCGTGGAGTTCGAAGACCCGAGGGACGCTGAAGATGCCGTCCGTGGACTTGACGGGAA GGTGATATGCGGCTCGAGGGTGAGGGTGGAAGTGTCGACGGGGATGCCGCGTCGCTCCCGCTACGACAGGCCTCCTGCGCGGCGCCCCTTTGACCCCAACGACAGGTGCTACGAGTGTGGTGAGAAAGGCCACTATGCCTATGATTGTCACCGCTATAGTCGCCGAAGGAGGAGCAG GTCCAGGTCTAGATCTCGTTCAAGGTCCCGAGGAAGAAGATATTCTCGGTCGCGTAGTCGGAGTCGTGGAAGGAG GTCCAGGTCAGCTTCCTATCGTAGATCTCGGTCCATTTCTCCTCGTAGGTCTAGGTCTGTGTCTCCCCGCCGGTCCCGATCAGGTTCCTTGAAGAGATCAAG gtctAGATCAAGATCCCGATCTAGATCCAGATCTGTTACATGGCCTCGAAGCAG GTCTAGGTCTCATGGCAGATCAAAATCTGGTTCACCGGCTAAGAG TCGGTCAAAGTCCCGATCACCATCTCCAAAGAGAAGGTATGTTGATCTCCCTAATAGTAACATAGACTTCGTAGAGCTGGCATTTTAG
- the SRSF7 gene encoding serine/arginine-rich splicing factor 7 isoform X3 gives MSRYGRYETKVYVGNLGTGAGKGELERAFSYYGPLRTVWIARNPPGFAFVEFEDPRDAEDAVRGLDGKVICGSRVRVEVSTGMPRRSRYDRPPARRPFDPNDRCYECGEKGHYAYDCHRYSRRRRSRSRSRSRSRSRGRRYSRSRSRSRGRRSRSASYRRSRSISPRRSRSVSPRRSRSGSLKRSRSRSRSRSRSRSVTWPRSRSRSHGRSKSGSPAKSRSKSRSPSPKRSRSPSGSPQRSASPERMD, from the exons ATGTCGCGCTACGGGCGATACG AGACCAAGGTGTACGTGGGCAACCTGGGCACGGGGGCGGGCAAGGGCGAGCTGGAGAGAGCCTTCAGCTACTACGGGCCCCTGAGAACCGTGTGGATCGCGAGGAACCCGCCGGGCTTCGCCTTCGTGGAGTTCGAAGACCCGAGGGACGCTGAAGATGCCGTCCGTGGACTTGACGGGAA GGTGATATGCGGCTCGAGGGTGAGGGTGGAAGTGTCGACGGGGATGCCGCGTCGCTCCCGCTACGACAGGCCTCCTGCGCGGCGCCCCTTTGACCCCAACGACAGGTGCTACGAGTGTGGTGAGAAAGGCCACTATGCCTATGATTGTCACCGCTATAGTCGCCGAAGGAGGAGCAG GTCCAGGTCTAGATCTCGTTCAAGGTCCCGAGGAAGAAGATATTCTCGGTCGCGTAGTCGGAGTCGTGGAAGGAG GTCCAGGTCAGCTTCCTATCGTAGATCTCGGTCCATTTCTCCTCGTAGGTCTAGGTCTGTGTCTCCCCGCCGGTCCCGATCAGGTTCCTTGAAGAGATCAAG gtctAGATCAAGATCCCGATCTAGATCCAGATCTGTTACATGGCCTCGAAGCAG GTCTAGGTCTCATGGCAGATCAAAATCTGGTTCACCGGCTAAGAG TCGGTCAAAGTCCCGATCACCATCTCCAAAGAGAAG
- the LOC119149580 gene encoding serine/arginine-rich splicing factor 7-like isoform X2, whose translation MSRYGRYETKVYVGNLGTGAGKGELERAFSYYGPLRTVWIARNPPGFAFVEFEDPRDAEDAVLGLDGKIICGSRVRVEVSTGMPRRSRYDRPPARRPFDPNDRCYECGEKGHYAYDCHRYSRRRRSRSRSRSRSRSRGRRYSRSRSRSRGRRSRSASYRRSRSMSPRRYRSFSPRRSRSGSLRRSRSRSRSRSRSRSIVWPRSSRSKSRSPSPKRSHSPSGSP comes from the exons ATGTCGCGCTACGGGCGATACG AGACCAAGGTGTACGTGGGCAACCTGGGCACGGGGGCGGGCAAGGGCGAGCTGGAGAGAGCCTTCAGCTACTACGGGCCCCTGAGAACCGTGTGGATCGCGAGGAACCCGCCGGGCTTCGCCTTCGTGGAGTTCGAAGACCCGAGGGACGCTGAGGATGCGGTGCTCGGCCTCGACGGGAA GATAATATGCGGCTCGAGGGTGAGGGTGGAAGTGTCGACGGGGATGCCGCGTCGCTCCCGCTACGACAGGCCTCCTGCGCGGCGCCCCTTTGACCCCAACGACAGGTGCTACGAGTGTGGTGAGAAAGGCCACTATGCCTATGATTGTCACCGCTATAGTCGCCGAAGGAGGAGCAG GTCCAGGTCTAGATCTCGTTCAAGGTCCCGAGGAAGAAGATATTCTCGGTCGCGCAGTCGGAGTCGTGGAAGGAG ATCGAGGTCAGCTTCCTATCGCAGGTCCAGGTCAATGTCTCCTCGCAGGTATAGATCATTTTCGCCCCGCAGATCTCGTTCTGGTTCTTTAAGGAGATCAAG ATCTAGGTCCAGGTCACGCTCAAGGTCCCGGTCCATTGTATGGCCTCGAAGCAG TCGCTCAAAGTCCAGATCACCATCTCCAAAGAGAAG TCATTCACCATCAGGAAGCCCTTGA
- the GEMIN6 gene encoding gem-associated protein 6 isoform X1 yields the protein MNDWQKKTPLDWETYLNKMVKVAAIEKHEYEGWVLTVDPISASIVLATFLENEKVSISVVLGHAVQEVKILKEGDDEMKQRLAGIFAPEESKAYSPAELEKRKNDLKTWLEANHIPVTEQQGESGRMLCVAGVLTIDPPYGPEECSSSNEIILSRVQGLIQGYLEKQQ from the exons ATGAATGACTGGCAGAAGAAAACCCCTCTAGACTGGGAAACGTATCTGAACAAAATGGTGAAAGTTGCTGCAATTGAGAAACATGAATATGAAGGATGGGTCTTAACAGTTGATCCCATTTCTGCCAG TATTGTCCTTGCAACATTCCTGGAGAATGAGAAGGTGTCCATATCTGTTGTCTTGGGCCATGCTGTCCAGGAGGTCAAGATACTGAAAGAAGGGGACGATGAAATGAAGCAACGGCTTGCTGGCATATTTGCacctgaagaaagcaaagcctACAGCCCAGCGGAACttgaaaagaggaagaatgaCTTGAAGACTTGGCTGGAAGCAAACCACATCCCTGTAACAGAGCAACAAGGTGAATCGGGAAGAATGCTGTGTGTGGCGGGGGTATTAACTATTGACCCACCATATGGCCCAGAAGAGTGCAGCAGCTCCAATGAGATTATTCTGTCTCGGGTTCAAGGCTTGATACAGGGCTACcttgaaaaacagcagtga
- the LOC119149580 gene encoding serine/arginine-rich splicing factor 7-like isoform X1 yields MSRYGRYETKVYVGNLGTGAGKGELERAFSYYGPLRTVWIARNPPGFAFVEFEDPRDAEDAVLGLDGKIICGSRVRVEVSTGMPRRSRYDRPPARRPFDPNDRCYECGEKGHYAYDCHRYSRRRRSRSRSRSRSRSRGRRYSRSRSRSRGRRSRSASYRRSRSMSPRRYRSFSPRRSRSGSLRRSRSRSRSRSRSRSIVWPRSRSGSHGRSKSGLPAKSRSKSRSPSPKRSHSPSGSP; encoded by the exons ATGTCGCGCTACGGGCGATACG AGACCAAGGTGTACGTGGGCAACCTGGGCACGGGGGCGGGCAAGGGCGAGCTGGAGAGAGCCTTCAGCTACTACGGGCCCCTGAGAACCGTGTGGATCGCGAGGAACCCGCCGGGCTTCGCCTTCGTGGAGTTCGAAGACCCGAGGGACGCTGAGGATGCGGTGCTCGGCCTCGACGGGAA GATAATATGCGGCTCGAGGGTGAGGGTGGAAGTGTCGACGGGGATGCCGCGTCGCTCCCGCTACGACAGGCCTCCTGCGCGGCGCCCCTTTGACCCCAACGACAGGTGCTACGAGTGTGGTGAGAAAGGCCACTATGCCTATGATTGTCACCGCTATAGTCGCCGAAGGAGGAGCAG GTCCAGGTCTAGATCTCGTTCAAGGTCCCGAGGAAGAAGATATTCTCGGTCGCGCAGTCGGAGTCGTGGAAGGAG ATCGAGGTCAGCTTCCTATCGCAGGTCCAGGTCAATGTCTCCTCGCAGGTATAGATCATTTTCGCCCCGCAGATCTCGTTCTGGTTCTTTAAGGAGATCAAG ATCTAGGTCCAGGTCACGCTCAAGGTCCCGGTCCATTGTATGGCCTCGAAGCAG GTCTGGGTCCCATGGTAGATCTAAATCTGGCTTACCTGCTAAAAG TCGCTCAAAGTCCAGATCACCATCTCCAAAGAGAAG TCATTCACCATCAGGAAGCCCTTGA
- the SRSF7 gene encoding serine/arginine-rich splicing factor 7 isoform X1, producing the protein MSRYGRYGGETKVYVGNLGTGAGKGELERAFSYYGPLRTVWIARNPPGFAFVEFEDPRDAEDAVRGLDGKVICGSRVRVEVSTGMPRRSRYDRPPARRPFDPNDRCYECGEKGHYAYDCHRYSRRRRSRSRSRSRSRSRGRRYSRSRSRSRGRRSRSASYRRSRSISPRRSRSVSPRRSRSGSLKRSRSRSRSRSRSRSVTWPRSRSRSHGRSKSGSPAKSRSKSRSPSPKRSRSPSGSPQRSASPERMD; encoded by the exons ATGTCGCGCTACGGGCGATACGGAGGCG AGACCAAGGTGTACGTGGGCAACCTGGGCACGGGGGCGGGCAAGGGCGAGCTGGAGAGAGCCTTCAGCTACTACGGGCCCCTGAGAACCGTGTGGATCGCGAGGAACCCGCCGGGCTTCGCCTTCGTGGAGTTCGAAGACCCGAGGGACGCTGAAGATGCCGTCCGTGGACTTGACGGGAA GGTGATATGCGGCTCGAGGGTGAGGGTGGAAGTGTCGACGGGGATGCCGCGTCGCTCCCGCTACGACAGGCCTCCTGCGCGGCGCCCCTTTGACCCCAACGACAGGTGCTACGAGTGTGGTGAGAAAGGCCACTATGCCTATGATTGTCACCGCTATAGTCGCCGAAGGAGGAGCAG GTCCAGGTCTAGATCTCGTTCAAGGTCCCGAGGAAGAAGATATTCTCGGTCGCGTAGTCGGAGTCGTGGAAGGAG GTCCAGGTCAGCTTCCTATCGTAGATCTCGGTCCATTTCTCCTCGTAGGTCTAGGTCTGTGTCTCCCCGCCGGTCCCGATCAGGTTCCTTGAAGAGATCAAG gtctAGATCAAGATCCCGATCTAGATCCAGATCTGTTACATGGCCTCGAAGCAG GTCTAGGTCTCATGGCAGATCAAAATCTGGTTCACCGGCTAAGAG TCGGTCAAAGTCCCGATCACCATCTCCAAAGAGAAG